TAGATTGATTAGCTCACCGTATTTCGTGTGGTTGGCCACAAGGTCATACTTGATAGCGAAGAGATCGGTGTACACAATGGTGGCGTCTTTCATCTGCACATTCAGTTGATCGCATAGGCTGCCCAGCACTGCGTTGAATGCAACTGCAGCTCTGTTGTAGGTGTTGAGACAACCATTCTGGTCAAGATCACTGTCGTTTTTACGCGGAATGGCGAGCTTCTGAGGCAAGCAACCAAGAGCCCCTGTACCGTGTATCCAGAAGTTCCGGCTCCCGTTGAAATACAGAGTCTGCATGTTTAcagaaaacacaaagatgtTATGGTCTGTCTTGGCTACAAGAGAAAAGGGTAGAGGAACCCATTCACGACAggcataaaagaaaaaaaaaacttcgaTCACCTGAACAGCATCCTTAATCTCAGCGAGTATTGGAGGGAATTTTGCAACTACTTGATCATATGGCAAGTTGGACAGAAGAGCGTTAACATCATTCTGTCCTATATCTATGGTATATAAAGCATTTTCGAACCCTTCTGCATCAATTGGAGCTTGCTGACCTGCGTATAGAAATAAGTTAGCTCATTTACAATCAACTGTGTATCTGCACCCAATCCCTTGTGAAAACATGTTGTGCACTACTATATTTTAGCTCTTGGGAAATTCGTTTCATCTGCGTTCgtggaaaaagaaacaacaaacaaacctTGACTGATGAGTTCCAAGGATCTGGCTTTGAAGAACATGAACTCCTGCACCTGTACGTGTAATGCAAATAGAACGTCCCGCGGTAATGTCGTTGAACCGGCAATAGCGAAATTTACACCATTACTGTAATTGGAACCAAATGCCTTCAGATATGGACTCAAATAGGTTATGTTCAATCTTTCACCTGAATGTATTTGGTCATTCATGAACCCCAAAAAATCGCTATTAGTAAGGTCATCAGCAATATCCAACAATAAATTA
The Brachypodium distachyon strain Bd21 chromosome 2, Brachypodium_distachyon_v3.0, whole genome shotgun sequence genome window above contains:
- the LOC100839287 gene encoding GDSL esterase/lipase LIP-4, with the translated sequence MDRGPSRSPMSAAGLWALVLSLALMALSLPRPASAAGGFRCRPGARPVVFNFGDSNSDTGGMAAAKGWHITPPEGRAFFHHPTGRFCDGRLVIDFLCERLNITYLSPYLKAFGSNYSNGVNFAIAGSTTLPRDVLFALHVQVQEFMFFKARSLELISQGQQAPIDAEGFENALYTIDIGQNDVNALLSNLPYDQVVAKFPPILAEIKDAVQTLYFNGSRNFWIHGTGALGCLPQKLAIPRKNDSDLDQNGCLNTYNRAAVAFNAVLGSLCDQLNVQMKDATIVYTDLFAIKYDLVANHTKYGFDSPLMTCCGYGGPPYNYDLSRSCQSPNATVCADGSKFISWDGVHLTEAANAIVAAGILSSAYSKPNLKFDQFCKV